In Rhipicephalus microplus isolate Deutch F79 chromosome 7, USDA_Rmic, whole genome shotgun sequence, one genomic interval encodes:
- the LOC119179636 gene encoding uncharacterized protein LOC119179636 isoform X2 — protein sequence MSSLLFEPSEGRCGSCTPPPSSQQSHGYHLAGGSQGGGSRVPPFAPQPHTGVQPGGMRSLSVTSAHAQQPQQQPVSTVTCNAHEVCHYFQQVFYVSAILTGIALVIAGAIQTGAPDASLSSELPPIGPGIGEPPDGVIAGGDLLVFVYIGVLLIGVNVSLLLLQCYMRSKELRRARRTAMIQPPSVPPATVHYNPLVSVGPPRQVPMPCAADIASGIHRQQPQMPSPGKAQRRGYGPASVHSVATVPAMPSAQPHWLLTPGSRAATVAASQPPPSYDNLLVVGHAPREVATLHLI from the exons ATGTCTTCACTGCTGTTTGAGCCGAGCGAAGGGCGGTGCGGCAGCTGTACGCCACCACCGTCGTCCCAGCAGAGCCATGGCTACCACCTGGCAGGGGGGTCGCAGGGCGGGGGGTCGCGCGTGCCCCCCTTTGCCCCGCAGCCCCACACGGGGGTGCAGCCGGGAGGAATGCGCTCGCTGTCGGTCACGTCGGCACACGCACAGCAGCCACAGCAACAGCCCGTGTCGACCGTCACGTGCAATGCGCACGAGGTGTGCCACTACTTTCAACAG GTATTCTACGTGTCGGCCATCCTCACGGGCATCGCACTAGTCATCGCTGGCGCCATCCAGACTGGAGCGCCGGACGCCTCGCTGAGCTCCGAGCTGCCCCCCATAGGACCTGGGATCGGCGAGCCGCCAGACGGCGTGATCGCCGGCGGCGACCTACTCGTGTTTGTCTACATTGGCGTGCTGCTCATCGGCGTCAACGTGTCGCTGCTGCTCCTGCAGTGCTACATGCGCAGCAAAGAGTTACGACGAGCCCGGCGGACGGCGATGATTCAGCCGCCGTCGGTTCCGCCTGCCACGGTGCACTACAACCCCCTCGTCTCAGTCGGCCCGCCGAGACAG GTGCCCATGCCGTGTGCCGCAGACATCGCGTCTGGCATACACAGACAGCAGCCGCAGATGCCGTCGCCGGGTAAGGCCCAGCGGCGCGGCTACGGTCCGGCGTCGGTGCACAGCGTCGCAACGGTGCCGGCCATGCCCAGCGCCCAGCCCCACTGGCTACTCACCCCTGGCTCCCG GGCAGCCACGGTCGCCGCCAGCCAGCCGCCTCCGAGTTACGACAACCTCTTGGTGGTCGGTCATGCACCACGCGAAGTCGCCACTCTTCACCTCATCTAG
- the LOC119179636 gene encoding uncharacterized protein LOC119179636 isoform X1 encodes MPDEQFSTGTLTKHCGKRMSSLLFEPSEGRCGSCTPPPSSQQSHGYHLAGGSQGGGSRVPPFAPQPHTGVQPGGMRSLSVTSAHAQQPQQQPVSTVTCNAHEVCHYFQQVFYVSAILTGIALVIAGAIQTGAPDASLSSELPPIGPGIGEPPDGVIAGGDLLVFVYIGVLLIGVNVSLLLLQCYMRSKELRRARRTAMIQPPSVPPATVHYNPLVSVGPPRQVPMPCAADIASGIHRQQPQMPSPGKAQRRGYGPASVHSVATVPAMPSAQPHWLLTPGSRAATVAASQPPPSYDNLLVVGHAPREVATLHLI; translated from the exons ATGCCGGACGAACAGTTTTCTACGGGGACGCTGACCAAGCATTGCGGCAAGAG GATGTCTTCACTGCTGTTTGAGCCGAGCGAAGGGCGGTGCGGCAGCTGTACGCCACCACCGTCGTCCCAGCAGAGCCATGGCTACCACCTGGCAGGGGGGTCGCAGGGCGGGGGGTCGCGCGTGCCCCCCTTTGCCCCGCAGCCCCACACGGGGGTGCAGCCGGGAGGAATGCGCTCGCTGTCGGTCACGTCGGCACACGCACAGCAGCCACAGCAACAGCCCGTGTCGACCGTCACGTGCAATGCGCACGAGGTGTGCCACTACTTTCAACAG GTATTCTACGTGTCGGCCATCCTCACGGGCATCGCACTAGTCATCGCTGGCGCCATCCAGACTGGAGCGCCGGACGCCTCGCTGAGCTCCGAGCTGCCCCCCATAGGACCTGGGATCGGCGAGCCGCCAGACGGCGTGATCGCCGGCGGCGACCTACTCGTGTTTGTCTACATTGGCGTGCTGCTCATCGGCGTCAACGTGTCGCTGCTGCTCCTGCAGTGCTACATGCGCAGCAAAGAGTTACGACGAGCCCGGCGGACGGCGATGATTCAGCCGCCGTCGGTTCCGCCTGCCACGGTGCACTACAACCCCCTCGTCTCAGTCGGCCCGCCGAGACAG GTGCCCATGCCGTGTGCCGCAGACATCGCGTCTGGCATACACAGACAGCAGCCGCAGATGCCGTCGCCGGGTAAGGCCCAGCGGCGCGGCTACGGTCCGGCGTCGGTGCACAGCGTCGCAACGGTGCCGGCCATGCCCAGCGCCCAGCCCCACTGGCTACTCACCCCTGGCTCCCG GGCAGCCACGGTCGCCGCCAGCCAGCCGCCTCCGAGTTACGACAACCTCTTGGTGGTCGGTCATGCACCACGCGAAGTCGCCACTCTTCACCTCATCTAG
- the LOC119179636 gene encoding uncharacterized protein LOC119179636 isoform X3 — MPDEQFSTGTLTKHCGKRMSSLLFEPSEGRCGSCTPPPSSQQSHGYHLAGGSQGGGSRVPPFAPQPHTGVQPGGMRSLSVTSAHAQQPQQQPVSTVTCNAHEVCHYFQQVFYVSAILTGIALVIAGAIQTGAPDASLSSELPPIGPGIGEPPDGVIAGGDLLVFVYIGVLLIGVNVSLLLLQCYMRSKELRRARRTAMIQPPSVPPATVHYNPLVSVGPPRQVPMPCAADIASGIHRQQPQMPSPGKAQRRGYGPASVHSVATVPAMPSAQPHWLLTPGSR; from the exons ATGCCGGACGAACAGTTTTCTACGGGGACGCTGACCAAGCATTGCGGCAAGAG GATGTCTTCACTGCTGTTTGAGCCGAGCGAAGGGCGGTGCGGCAGCTGTACGCCACCACCGTCGTCCCAGCAGAGCCATGGCTACCACCTGGCAGGGGGGTCGCAGGGCGGGGGGTCGCGCGTGCCCCCCTTTGCCCCGCAGCCCCACACGGGGGTGCAGCCGGGAGGAATGCGCTCGCTGTCGGTCACGTCGGCACACGCACAGCAGCCACAGCAACAGCCCGTGTCGACCGTCACGTGCAATGCGCACGAGGTGTGCCACTACTTTCAACAG GTATTCTACGTGTCGGCCATCCTCACGGGCATCGCACTAGTCATCGCTGGCGCCATCCAGACTGGAGCGCCGGACGCCTCGCTGAGCTCCGAGCTGCCCCCCATAGGACCTGGGATCGGCGAGCCGCCAGACGGCGTGATCGCCGGCGGCGACCTACTCGTGTTTGTCTACATTGGCGTGCTGCTCATCGGCGTCAACGTGTCGCTGCTGCTCCTGCAGTGCTACATGCGCAGCAAAGAGTTACGACGAGCCCGGCGGACGGCGATGATTCAGCCGCCGTCGGTTCCGCCTGCCACGGTGCACTACAACCCCCTCGTCTCAGTCGGCCCGCCGAGACAG GTGCCCATGCCGTGTGCCGCAGACATCGCGTCTGGCATACACAGACAGCAGCCGCAGATGCCGTCGCCGGGTAAGGCCCAGCGGCGCGGCTACGGTCCGGCGTCGGTGCACAGCGTCGCAACGGTGCCGGCCATGCCCAGCGCCCAGCCCCACTGGCTACTCACCCCTGGCTCCCGGTGA